The following are encoded in a window of Citrobacter freundii genomic DNA:
- the nrdD gene encoding anaerobic ribonucleoside-triphosphate reductase, with protein MTPHVMKRDGCKVPFKSERIKEAILRAAKAAGVDDADYCATVAEVVSSQMNERSQVDINEIQTAVENQLMSGPYKQLARAYIEYRHDRDIQREKRGRLNQEIRGLVEQTNSALLNENANKDSKVIPTQRDLLAGIVAKHYARQHLLPRDVVQAHERGDIHYHDLDYSPFFPMFNCMLIDLKGMLTQGFKMGNAEIEPPKSISTATAVTAQIIAQVASHIYGGTTINRIDEVLAPFVTESFNKHRKTAEEWQIPDADGYAHSRTEKECYDAFQSLEYEVNTLHTANGQTPFVTFGFGLGTSWESRLIQQSILRNRIAGLGKNRKTAVFPKLVFAIRDGLNHKFGDPNYDIKQLALECASKRMYPDILNYDQVVKVTGSFKTPMGCRSFLGVWENENGEQVHDGRNNLGVISLNLPRIALEAHGDEATFWKLLDDRLVLARKALMTRIARLEGVKARVAPILYMEGACGVRLKADDDVSEIFKNGRASISLGYIGIHETINALFGEKHMYDSEQLRAKGIAIVERLRQAVDKWKDETGYGFSLYSTPSENLCDRFCRLDTAEFGVVPGVTDKGYYTNSFHLDVEKKVNPYDKIDFEAPYPPLANGGFICYGEYPNIQHNLKALEDVWDYSYQHVPYYGTNTPIDECYECGFTGEFECTSKGFTCPKCGNHDAARVSVTRRVCGYLGSPDARPFNAGKQEEVKRRVKHLGNGQLG; from the coding sequence ATGACACCGCATGTGATGAAGCGTGATGGCTGTAAAGTGCCGTTTAAATCAGAGCGCATCAAAGAAGCCATTCTGCGTGCAGCTAAAGCAGCGGGAGTCGATGACGCAGATTACTGTGCCACCGTCGCAGAAGTCGTTAGCAGCCAGATGAATGAGCGCAGCCAGGTCGATATCAACGAGATCCAGACAGCGGTGGAAAACCAGCTGATGTCTGGCCCGTACAAACAACTCGCCCGTGCGTACATCGAATATCGCCACGACCGTGATATCCAGCGTGAAAAACGTGGCCGCCTGAACCAGGAAATTCGGGGTCTGGTTGAGCAAACCAACTCCGCGCTGCTGAACGAAAACGCCAACAAAGACAGTAAAGTGATCCCAACCCAGCGCGACCTGCTGGCCGGTATCGTCGCCAAACACTATGCGCGCCAGCACCTGTTGCCGCGTGATGTAGTTCAGGCACACGAGCGCGGTGATATTCACTACCACGATCTCGATTACTCGCCGTTCTTCCCGATGTTTAACTGTATGCTTATCGACCTGAAAGGCATGCTGACGCAGGGCTTTAAGATGGGTAACGCGGAGATTGAGCCGCCAAAATCCATCTCCACGGCGACCGCAGTCACCGCACAGATTATCGCCCAGGTTGCCAGCCACATTTACGGCGGCACCACCATTAACCGTATCGATGAAGTTCTCGCGCCGTTCGTCACCGAGAGCTTTAACAAGCACCGTAAAACCGCAGAAGAGTGGCAGATCCCGGATGCCGATGGCTATGCGCATTCCCGTACCGAGAAAGAGTGCTACGACGCATTCCAGTCCCTCGAGTATGAAGTGAACACGCTGCATACCGCCAACGGCCAGACTCCATTCGTCACCTTTGGCTTTGGCCTGGGGACCAGCTGGGAATCACGATTGATTCAGCAGTCTATTCTGCGCAACCGCATTGCCGGTTTGGGTAAAAATCGTAAAACCGCCGTGTTCCCGAAACTGGTGTTCGCGATTCGTGACGGTCTGAACCACAAGTTTGGCGATCCGAACTACGACATCAAACAGCTGGCACTGGAATGCGCAAGCAAGCGTATGTATCCGGACATCCTGAACTACGATCAGGTCGTAAAAGTGACCGGTTCGTTCAAAACCCCGATGGGCTGTCGCAGTTTCCTCGGCGTATGGGAAAACGAGAACGGCGAACAGGTTCACGACGGGCGTAACAACCTTGGCGTGATTAGCCTCAACCTGCCGCGTATTGCACTGGAAGCACACGGTGATGAAGCCACCTTCTGGAAACTGCTGGACGATCGCCTGGTGCTGGCGCGCAAAGCGCTGATGACCCGTATCGCGCGTCTGGAAGGCGTAAAAGCGCGCGTGGCGCCAATCCTGTATATGGAAGGTGCCTGCGGCGTGCGTCTGAAAGCCGACGATGATGTGTCTGAAATCTTTAAAAACGGCCGGGCGTCGATCTCTCTGGGCTACATCGGTATTCACGAGACCATCAACGCGCTGTTTGGCGAAAAGCATATGTACGACAGCGAGCAGCTTCGCGCCAAAGGCATCGCCATTGTTGAACGCCTGCGTCAGGCCGTCGATAAATGGAAAGACGAAACCGGCTATGGCTTCAGCCTGTACAGCACGCCAAGTGAAAACCTGTGCGACCGCTTCTGTCGTTTGGATACCGCCGAGTTTGGCGTAGTGCCGGGCGTGACCGACAAGGGCTACTACACCAACAGCTTCCACCTCGACGTGGAGAAAAAGGTTAACCCATACGACAAAATCGATTTCGAAGCACCGTATCCACCGCTGGCGAACGGCGGCTTCATTTGCTACGGCGAGTACCCGAACATTCAGCACAACCTGAAAGCGCTGGAAGACGTCTGGGATTACAGCTATCAGCACGTGCCGTATTACGGAACCAACACGCCGATCGATGAGTGCTACGAGTGCGGCTTTACCGGTGAATTCGAATGCACCAGCAAAGGCTTCACCTGCCCGAAATGCGGTAACCACGACGCCGCGCGCGTGTCAGTCACCCGTCGCGTCTGCGGTTATTTAGGCAGCCCGGACGCACGTCCGTTTAACGCCGGTAAGCAGGAAGAAGTGAAGCGCCGCGTGAAGCACTTAGGTAACGGGCAGCTCGGTTAA
- a CDS encoding amidohydrolase/deacetylase family metallohydrolase translates to MFDLLLRHARLVDDTVSDIAVKDGKIAALGEITDPAVKTVDLRGECYVSAGWIDSHVHCYPKSPIYHDQPDSIGIATGVTTVVDAGSTGADDIDDFYTLTREATTDVYALLNISRVGLIAQNELANMANIDADAVKQAVQRHPDFIVGLKVRMSSSVVGKNGITPLDHAKAMQAQNGDLPLMVHIGNNPPDLDEVAERLTAGDIITHCYNGKPNRILTPEGELRASVTRAISRGVRLDVGHGTASLSFAVAKRAISLGIVPHTISSDIYCRNRISGPVHSLANVMSKFLAIGMSLPQVIECVTASAADGLRLKNKGRLQVGLDADLTLFTLKRQPAVLVDAENDSLQAEQLLVPLAAIRAGKGYMTEQGSAEHAFDF, encoded by the coding sequence ATGTTTGATTTACTCCTGCGCCATGCGCGTCTGGTAGACGATACGGTGAGCGATATTGCGGTCAAGGACGGCAAAATTGCGGCGCTGGGCGAGATAACCGATCCGGCGGTGAAAACCGTCGATTTACGCGGTGAGTGCTACGTCAGCGCCGGGTGGATTGATTCTCACGTCCACTGCTACCCGAAATCCCCGATTTATCATGACCAGCCCGACAGCATCGGGATTGCCACCGGCGTCACCACGGTGGTGGATGCCGGTAGCACCGGCGCTGATGATATTGATGATTTCTATACCTTAACCCGCGAAGCGACCACCGATGTTTATGCCTTGCTGAATATTTCCCGCGTGGGGCTGATTGCGCAAAACGAGCTGGCCAATATGGCTAATATCGATGCTGACGCGGTGAAGCAGGCGGTGCAACGTCACCCGGATTTTATTGTCGGCCTGAAGGTGCGAATGAGCAGCAGCGTGGTCGGTAAAAATGGCATTACCCCGCTGGACCACGCCAAAGCGATGCAAGCGCAGAATGGTGACTTGCCGCTAATGGTGCACATCGGTAACAACCCGCCGGATCTGGATGAGGTAGCCGAACGCCTGACAGCGGGCGACATTATTACCCACTGCTATAACGGCAAACCGAACCGTATTCTGACGCCAGAAGGCGAATTACGGGCCTCGGTAACGCGGGCGATTTCGCGCGGCGTGCGCCTCGATGTCGGACACGGTACCGCCAGTCTGAGCTTTGCGGTGGCGAAACGCGCCATCAGCTTAGGCATTGTGCCGCACACCATCAGCTCAGATATTTACTGCCGCAACCGCATCAGCGGCCCGGTGCATTCATTGGCCAACGTAATGTCGAAATTTCTCGCCATCGGTATGTCGCTCCCGCAGGTCATTGAGTGCGTGACCGCCAGTGCCGCCGACGGCCTGCGCCTGAAAAATAAAGGCCGACTTCAGGTCGGTCTGGATGCCGATCTCACCCTCTTTACGCTGAAGCGCCAGCCTGCCGTGCTGGTCGATGCCGAAAACGACAGCCTGCAGGCTGAACAACTGCTGGTACCGCTTGCCGCAATACGTGCGGGCAAGGGCTATATGACCGAACAAGGGAGCGCGGAACATGCCTTCGATTTTTGA
- a CDS encoding DUF4310 family protein — MEQNKGFWFADWSFPIFVGLLSSGVFAGTHMYYLYGIGAFNEVAFVAMLKAGMDTGSYGAVAAFGASFLFARIIEGSLVGILDIGGAIQTGVGLGVPALLLGAGIIFPVANFAASLVTGLVIGLAIGYIIILARKFTINQSDSTYGADVMMGAGNASGRFLGPLIILSAMTASIPIGVGSLAGALLFYLWQKPITGGAILGAMILGSIFPIAIS; from the coding sequence ATGGAACAGAATAAAGGTTTTTGGTTCGCCGACTGGTCGTTCCCGATCTTCGTGGGCCTGCTCTCCTCCGGCGTCTTTGCCGGCACGCACATGTACTACCTGTATGGCATCGGTGCGTTTAACGAAGTGGCCTTTGTGGCAATGCTGAAAGCGGGAATGGACACCGGTTCTTACGGGGCGGTAGCGGCGTTTGGTGCGAGCTTCCTGTTTGCCCGCATTATTGAAGGTTCGCTGGTGGGGATCCTGGACATCGGCGGGGCCATCCAGACCGGCGTTGGTTTGGGCGTGCCGGCACTGCTGCTGGGGGCTGGCATTATTTTCCCGGTCGCTAACTTTGCTGCCTCGCTGGTCACCGGTCTGGTGATTGGCCTGGCAATTGGCTACATCATCATTCTGGCGCGTAAGTTCACCATCAATCAGAGCGATTCGACCTACGGGGCGGACGTGATGATGGGAGCCGGTAACGCCTCAGGTCGCTTCCTTGGACCGCTGATCATCCTCAGCGCGATGACGGCTTCCATCCCTATCGGCGTCGGTTCTCTGGCCGGGGCGCTGCTGTTTTACCTGTGGCAGAAACCGATCACCGGCGGTGCGATCCTTGGGGCCATGATCCTCGGTTCCATCTTCCCGATTGCGATTAGCTAA
- a CDS encoding BglG family transcription antiterminator, producing MRFPNQRLAQLFGMLQSEALPQDELAQRLSVSTRTVRADITALNTLLTPYGAQFVLSRGNGYQLKIDDPARYQTLQTQQPERLLRIPRTSQERVHWLVVRFLTSAFSLKLEDLADEWFISRATLQNDMADVREHLQRYRLTLETRPRHGMKLFGSEMAIRACLTDLLWTLAQQDPAHPLVMEEALNEGVPQQLQPVLQDIFTRFHIRLTDEGELFLRLYCAVAVRRISEGYPLPEFTAEEVKHEVCLATREIASVLHQLADKPLSVFEENWLKVHIAARQVQDIAPSAINADDDEALVNYILRFINTQYNYNLMNDRQLHADLLTHIKTMITRVRYQIMIPNPLLENIKQHYPMAWDMTLAAVSGWGKYTPYTISENEIGFLVLHIGVGLERSYNIGYQRQPRVLLVCDAGNAMARMIEAVLARKYPQIEIVGTVTLRDYEQRDAISEDFVISTARINEKDKPVVMIAPFPTDYQLEQIGKLVLVDRTRPWMLNKFFDAAHFRIIDEPMDQQTLFNTLCGQLHDEGFVDAGFLDSVVEREAIVSTLLGDSIALPHSLGLLAKKTVVYTVLAPQGIAWGDETAHVIFLLAISKSEYEEAMAIYDIFVTFLRERAMTRLCACQNFTEFKTVAMECVSRF from the coding sequence GTGCGATTCCCCAACCAACGTTTAGCGCAGCTGTTTGGCATGCTGCAAAGCGAGGCGCTGCCGCAGGATGAGCTGGCGCAGCGGTTGTCGGTTTCCACACGCACGGTCAGGGCGGATATTACCGCGCTGAACACGCTTCTCACCCCGTATGGCGCGCAGTTTGTCCTTAGCCGGGGCAACGGTTATCAGTTGAAAATTGACGATCCGGCACGCTACCAGACATTACAAACGCAGCAGCCCGAGCGGTTGCTGCGCATTCCGCGTACCAGCCAGGAGCGGGTACACTGGCTGGTGGTTCGTTTTCTGACATCGGCTTTTTCGCTGAAGCTGGAAGATTTAGCTGATGAATGGTTCATCAGCCGGGCGACGCTGCAAAACGACATGGCAGACGTGCGTGAGCACCTGCAACGCTATCGACTGACGCTGGAAACGCGCCCCCGACATGGGATGAAGCTGTTTGGCAGTGAGATGGCGATCCGCGCCTGTTTGACTGATCTTCTGTGGACGCTGGCGCAGCAGGACCCGGCCCATCCGCTGGTGATGGAAGAGGCGCTCAATGAGGGCGTCCCGCAACAGCTGCAGCCGGTTTTACAGGATATTTTTACCCGCTTTCATATTCGCCTGACCGACGAAGGTGAACTCTTTCTGCGCTTATATTGTGCGGTGGCGGTACGCCGGATTAGCGAGGGCTATCCGCTGCCGGAATTTACCGCAGAAGAGGTGAAACATGAGGTGTGCCTGGCGACGCGGGAAATTGCTTCAGTCCTGCACCAACTGGCAGACAAACCACTCTCCGTGTTTGAGGAGAACTGGCTGAAGGTACATATCGCCGCCCGTCAGGTGCAGGATATCGCCCCCAGCGCGATTAACGCCGATGATGACGAAGCGCTGGTCAATTACATCCTGCGTTTTATCAACACGCAGTACAATTACAACCTGATGAACGATCGGCAACTGCATGCCGATCTACTGACTCATATTAAGACCATGATCACCCGGGTACGCTACCAGATCATGATCCCCAATCCGCTGCTGGAAAATATTAAACAGCACTATCCGATGGCATGGGATATGACGCTGGCCGCCGTGTCGGGGTGGGGGAAATACACCCCGTATACCATTAGCGAAAATGAGATTGGCTTCCTCGTGCTGCACATTGGTGTTGGGCTGGAACGTAGTTACAACATCGGTTACCAGCGACAGCCTCGTGTGCTGTTGGTTTGTGACGCAGGAAACGCCATGGCGCGAATGATTGAAGCGGTGCTGGCGCGTAAATATCCGCAGATTGAGATTGTCGGCACCGTGACGCTGCGCGACTACGAACAACGGGACGCCATCAGCGAAGACTTCGTGATTTCTACCGCACGAATAAATGAAAAAGATAAGCCCGTGGTGATGATCGCCCCGTTCCCCACTGATTATCAGCTGGAGCAAATTGGTAAGCTGGTGCTGGTGGATCGCACCCGCCCGTGGATGCTGAACAAATTCTTCGACGCCGCCCATTTTCGCATTATTGACGAACCGATGGATCAACAGACGCTGTTCAACACGTTATGCGGCCAGCTGCACGATGAAGGCTTTGTCGATGCGGGGTTTCTCGACTCCGTCGTTGAGCGCGAGGCCATCGTCAGCACCCTGCTGGGTGACAGTATTGCCCTGCCGCACTCCCTCGGTTTGCTGGCTAAAAAAACGGTGGTCTATACGGTGCTCGCCCCGCAGGGCATCGCCTGGGGAGACGAAACCGCCCACGTGATCTTCTTGCTGGCCATTAGTAAAAGCGAGTATGAAGAAGCGATGGCCATCTACGATATTTTCGTCACCTTCCTGCGTGAACGCGCTATGACGCGGCTCTGTGCGTGTCAGAATTTTACCGAGTTCAAAACGGTTGCCATGGAGTGCGTCAGTCGTTTTTGA
- a CDS encoding DgaE family pyridoxal phosphate-dependent ammonia lyase, translating into MPSIFEKYHLKQVINTSGRMTALGVSTPRPEVVQAAMAGMNQYFEMKDLVNKTGDYIAKLLEVEGATVVSCASAGIALSVAAVLVKDSDWLLENLHATPIDNNEIVLPRGHNVNFGAPVGSMVALGGGKLVEAGYANECSAAQLTAAISPRTAAILYIKSHHCVQKSMLSVEQAAVVARTHNLPLIVDAAAEEDLQCYYRVGADLVIYSGAKAIEGPTSGLVIGKTQYVEWVKRQTAGIGRAMKVGKEGILGLTCAIELYLSAQKESGAEMVEKMTPFINTLNTFNGVSARVVWDSAGRDIARTEIKFDEAVTGIATGELVEALKQGEYAIYFRGYKANEGIIEADVRSVDRAQLEIVARRIADVTGQEKKA; encoded by the coding sequence ATGCCTTCGATTTTTGAGAAATACCATTTAAAACAGGTTATTAATACCTCTGGGCGCATGACGGCGCTTGGGGTCTCTACGCCGCGACCCGAAGTGGTACAGGCTGCGATGGCGGGGATGAATCAGTACTTCGAAATGAAAGATCTGGTCAATAAAACCGGAGACTACATCGCGAAGTTGCTCGAGGTGGAAGGCGCCACGGTGGTGTCCTGTGCCTCGGCGGGGATTGCCCTGTCAGTGGCGGCTGTGCTGGTAAAAGACAGCGACTGGCTGCTGGAAAACCTGCACGCCACACCAATCGACAACAACGAAATCGTGCTGCCTCGCGGCCATAACGTCAACTTTGGCGCACCGGTTGGCAGCATGGTGGCGCTTGGCGGTGGCAAGTTAGTCGAGGCCGGCTACGCCAATGAATGCTCGGCGGCGCAGCTGACAGCCGCCATCTCGCCGCGCACAGCGGCCATTCTGTATATCAAATCGCACCACTGCGTACAAAAAAGCATGCTCAGCGTAGAGCAGGCCGCCGTGGTCGCACGTACGCATAATCTGCCGCTGATTGTGGATGCAGCGGCGGAAGAAGATTTGCAGTGCTACTACCGTGTCGGTGCGGACCTGGTGATTTACAGCGGCGCCAAGGCGATCGAAGGGCCAACCAGCGGCCTGGTGATTGGTAAAACACAATATGTGGAGTGGGTGAAACGCCAGACGGCGGGCATTGGCCGGGCGATGAAGGTCGGCAAAGAGGGCATTCTCGGGCTGACCTGCGCCATCGAACTGTACCTCAGCGCGCAGAAAGAGAGCGGCGCGGAGATGGTCGAAAAAATGACGCCGTTTATTAATACGCTGAATACCTTCAATGGCGTCAGTGCGCGCGTGGTGTGGGACAGCGCAGGGCGCGACATTGCACGTACCGAAATTAAGTTTGACGAAGCGGTAACCGGGATCGCCACCGGCGAGCTGGTTGAGGCGCTTAAGCAGGGCGAGTATGCGATCTACTTCCGCGGCTACAAAGCCAACGAAGGTATTATTGAAGCGGACGTGCGCAGTGTAGACCGCGCGCAGCTGGAGATAGTGGCGCGTCGTATTGCGGACGTGACCGGGCAGGAGAAAAAAGCATGA
- a CDS encoding type II toxin-antitoxin system RelE family toxin: MTYELEFDPRALKEWHKLGDTVKAQLKKKLADVLLNPRIDSARLNGLPDCYKIKLKSSGYRLVYQVRDEVVIVFVVAVGKREHSAVYHDANKRL; encoded by the coding sequence ATGACTTATGAACTGGAATTCGACCCGAGGGCCTTAAAAGAGTGGCATAAGCTGGGCGATACAGTGAAGGCTCAGCTTAAGAAAAAGTTGGCTGATGTGCTATTGAACCCCAGAATTGACTCTGCCCGTTTAAACGGTCTTCCTGACTGCTATAAAATTAAGCTTAAATCGTCCGGCTATCGTCTGGTGTACCAGGTTCGGGATGAAGTTGTGATTGTGTTTGTTGTCGCGGTAGGCAAGCGAGAACATTCAGCCGTCTATCACGATGCAAACAAACGGCTTTAG
- the dagF gene encoding 2-dehydro-3-deoxy-phosphogluconate aldolase: MKLTPNFYRNRVCLNVLAGSKENASDIYAAAEGHVLVGVLSKNYPSVESAVADMREYAALIDNALSVGLGAGDPNQSAMVSEISRQVQPQHVNQVFTGVATSRALLGQSQTVVNGLVSPTGTPGWVKISTGPLSSQSADGVVPVATAIALLKDMGGSSIKYFPMGGLQCRDEYQAVAEACARHDFWLEPTGGIDLDNFTEILQIALDAGVSKIIPHIYSSIIDKVSGNTRPDDVRQLLAMTRACVG, from the coding sequence ATGAAACTGACGCCTAACTTTTATCGCAATCGCGTCTGCCTGAACGTGCTGGCGGGGTCAAAAGAGAACGCCAGTGATATTTACGCGGCGGCCGAAGGCCATGTGCTGGTCGGCGTGTTGTCCAAAAATTACCCGAGCGTTGAAAGCGCGGTGGCAGATATGCGCGAATACGCGGCGCTTATCGACAATGCGCTGTCCGTTGGTCTCGGGGCGGGCGATCCGAACCAGTCGGCGATGGTCAGTGAAATTTCCCGTCAGGTGCAGCCGCAGCACGTCAATCAGGTGTTTACCGGCGTGGCGACCAGTCGGGCGCTGCTGGGGCAATCTCAAACGGTGGTCAACGGTCTGGTTTCGCCAACCGGTACGCCGGGTTGGGTGAAGATCTCCACCGGCCCGCTCAGCAGCCAGTCAGCAGATGGCGTGGTACCGGTGGCAACCGCCATTGCACTGCTGAAAGACATGGGCGGCAGCTCGATTAAATACTTTCCGATGGGTGGTCTGCAATGCCGCGACGAATATCAGGCGGTGGCTGAAGCCTGCGCCCGGCATGACTTCTGGCTGGAGCCTACGGGCGGTATCGACCTGGACAACTTTACTGAGATTCTGCAGATTGCCCTTGATGCCGGCGTGAGCAAAATCATTCCTCACATTTATAGTTCTATTATTGATAAGGTGAGCGGCAACACCCGGCCTGACGATGTGCGCCAGCTGTTGGCAATGACCCGGGCCTGCGTAGGTTAA
- the nrdG gene encoding anaerobic ribonucleoside-triphosphate reductase-activating protein: MRYHQYYPVDIVNGPGTRCTLFVSGCVHECPGCYNKSTWRLNSGEPFTKEMEDKIIADLNDTRIPRQGISLSGGDPLHPQNVPDILKLVQRIHAECPGKDIWVWTGYKLDELNAAQMQVVDLINVLVDGKFVQDLKDPALIWRGSSNQVVHHLR; encoded by the coding sequence ATGCGATATCATCAATACTACCCCGTCGACATCGTCAACGGCCCTGGTACGCGCTGCACCCTGTTTGTGTCTGGATGCGTGCATGAATGCCCAGGCTGCTATAACAAAAGCACCTGGCGGCTGAACTCCGGCGAGCCGTTTACCAAAGAGATGGAAGATAAGATCATTGCCGATCTCAACGATACGCGGATCCCTCGCCAGGGGATCTCACTGTCCGGCGGCGATCCGCTACATCCGCAAAACGTGCCGGATATCCTGAAACTGGTGCAACGCATTCACGCTGAGTGTCCGGGGAAAGACATCTGGGTATGGACCGGCTACAAGCTTGATGAACTCAACGCCGCGCAAATGCAGGTGGTGGATCTCATCAACGTGCTGGTCGATGGCAAATTTGTGCAGGATCTGAAAGACCCGGCGCTGATCTGGCGCGGCAGCAGCAACCAGGTGGTACATCACTTACGATGA
- a CDS encoding type II toxin-antitoxin system RelB/DinJ family antitoxin → MATLNVRLDDKLKNEAYAVLDKLNITPTEAVRLLFQYVAETGRMPVKTVTLSDSEDALIQTVRERLSSPQKGIKVSLDDL, encoded by the coding sequence ATGGCCACGCTGAACGTCCGTCTGGATGACAAACTCAAAAATGAGGCTTATGCCGTGCTGGATAAACTGAACATTACTCCAACGGAAGCCGTGCGATTACTGTTCCAGTACGTCGCAGAAACGGGGCGCATGCCAGTGAAAACCGTCACTCTTAGCGATAGTGAAGATGCACTGATTCAGACAGTTCGGGAGAGGCTGTCTAGTCCGCAAAAGGGAATCAAGGTTAGTCTGGATGACTTATGA